A genomic window from Archaeoglobus profundus DSM 5631 includes:
- a CDS encoding site-2 protease family protein produces MNSALNEFLIVLIVFLAYWTAVTIFRRKLEKRNVSVIGPILLIRTKKGLSLLDTLAKPKKFWRAFGDVGIVLVLFGMAYMIFLVLVMDYIMLTSPPKPSPATSPRNILLIPGLNEFIPLVWGLIGLIVTLVAHEFSHAILARVENVRVKSLGVVLALIPIGGFAEPDDKELMEKEKRSRMRIYSAGITANFFTALVAFVIFFSLLGFLKPHVVVLKSFENFDEGDAIISINGYSVETPQDILNAVDDLKSVVVTVRKQDGRVLSFEVEPIMGVYIAGILNNTPAEMAGIKENSIIISVNRIRTPNVEEFRKIMLKTKPNETLTLEILEEGKIKTYTVRLAEMEGHGFLGVLIGGDYFSGAVVGYSKNIINSLTKIPPNIQGLLYLTAMPFYFRGFDGITNYFTPEGIFANLGNTIFYLLNTFYWIAWLNFYVGLFNCLPAIPLDGGRLLNDLLRYFMRENVVDTITKSLAFFVFFSIILSILIPNLNFT; encoded by the coding sequence ATGAACTCGGCCTTGAATGAATTTTTAATAGTTCTGATAGTTTTCCTTGCGTACTGGACTGCGGTTACTATCTTTAGGAGGAAACTTGAAAAAAGAAACGTATCGGTTATAGGACCTATACTATTAATAAGAACGAAGAAAGGTTTGAGTCTTCTCGATACCCTAGCTAAGCCAAAAAAATTTTGGAGAGCTTTTGGAGACGTTGGTATAGTTCTAGTTCTTTTTGGAATGGCATACATGATATTTTTAGTTCTTGTTATGGACTACATAATGCTCACATCCCCTCCAAAACCCTCTCCAGCAACTAGTCCGAGAAACATACTTCTCATACCCGGCTTGAATGAGTTTATTCCGCTTGTTTGGGGGCTGATAGGTCTTATAGTCACGCTTGTAGCCCACGAGTTCAGCCATGCAATTCTTGCAAGGGTTGAAAACGTTAGAGTGAAATCCTTAGGAGTTGTTCTAGCCTTAATACCCATAGGGGGTTTTGCAGAGCCGGATGACAAGGAACTAATGGAAAAAGAAAAGAGAAGTAGAATGAGAATATATTCTGCTGGAATAACGGCGAATTTCTTTACAGCTCTCGTAGCGTTTGTAATATTTTTTTCTCTCTTGGGATTCCTAAAGCCCCACGTAGTAGTCTTGAAGAGTTTTGAGAACTTTGATGAGGGTGATGCAATAATAAGCATAAACGGCTACAGTGTTGAAACTCCTCAAGATATTTTGAATGCTGTAGATGATCTAAAATCTGTTGTCGTTACAGTTAGAAAGCAGGATGGACGTGTCTTAAGCTTCGAAGTCGAACCAATTATGGGAGTTTACATAGCAGGGATTTTAAACAATACACCAGCTGAAATGGCTGGTATTAAGGAGAACTCGATAATAATCTCAGTAAATAGAATAAGGACTCCAAACGTTGAAGAATTTAGAAAAATTATGCTCAAAACGAAACCAAACGAAACTTTAACGCTTGAGATTCTGGAAGAAGGTAAAATCAAAACATACACAGTAAGGTTGGCCGAGATGGAGGGTCACGGGTTCTTGGGAGTTCTAATAGGTGGAGATTACTTTTCTGGGGCGGTTGTAGGGTACTCCAAGAATATAATAAACTCTTTGACGAAGATTCCACCAAACATTCAGGGCTTACTCTACTTAACTGCAATGCCATTCTACTTCAGAGGGTTTGATGGAATAACAAACTACTTCACACCCGAAGGTATCTTCGCCAACCTTGGAAACACAATATTTTACCTTCTCAACACATTCTACTGGATTGCTTGGTTGAACTTCTACGTTGGACTCTTTAACTGCTTACCAGCAATTCCTTTGGATGGGGGTAGGCTTCTAAACGATCTGTTGAGATACTTCATGAGAGAAAATGTGGTGGATACGATAACAAAATCGTTGGCCTTTTTCGTATTCTTTTCAATAATATTATCTATATTGATTCCCAACTTGAACTTCACCTGA